A stretch of DNA from Plodia interpunctella isolate USDA-ARS_2022_Savannah chromosome 11, ilPloInte3.2, whole genome shotgun sequence:
TGCTATATCATCATTCAACAGGTTAGCGAGGTGAGACCATCCTAAATAATTCAACTCCTTTTATAATCAtattccaaaacaaaaaagaaatactatataattacatGACTGTCACATACCAAGTGCTCTAAAGTACTAGAAAAGGTTCCAATATGCTGACACTATGCATGTAAGTTCATAGGTCATTAGTACTTCTGTTAAGTGCTTATCGCACACACAGTTATCATTTATAGAACATAGTgcatttccattttttttttttcagattaagAACAGATATGTTGATTCATTAAAGGAGCAAGCTACAAAGTATTTGTTCATACTTAAGTTTGCGCTTGGTGATGCAATATTTGTCTTACGTTTTTGCACATTtcctttgtaaaataatatttgactcttgaatcaatattattcatatgaaataaaatatgtattagatTGCTGTATTTAGTTTCAATTACTTTAGCTAGAAGTGGAAAAAATGGAGGCCTAATTCTCAAGTAGTGAATTGATATGGTCCAAAATTAACGATGATGAGAACACTAGCTGGTACACATGCTGTCATTATATTAATCTGTTTCAAGTGccataaaataattgcatCTCATTATCTTgctactaaaatataaacataatgttATCTCCTATTGATAAAATTCAAGATACTATATGTTAATTATCTCTCTCTGTCACAGGGGTAAACAGAAAATCCCGTGAACCCACTGATAGGTGGACGGGTCGCGGCTAAATATccttatgtattaataaaacgTAAGAACAAAAAAGAGAAATCATTGCCAATGGCatgttaacaaaacaaaatagaactacttacatatataaaaattcaaattgcaTAGTGAatatacagacaaaaaaataattgttattattttataactttcatAGATCCAACTGACTGTCAGTGAAGATGGCATCGTCACAGTGGTGGAGCCCGGGGGCGGGAAGCTAGTGGACAAAGAGGAGCTCCACGAAGCTATCAAGATACCCACAGACCACCAGACACTTACTGTTCACCAATTACAGCAAATTGTTGGACAGCAGGTGTGTAAACAAGAGTGGCAAACGTCTGAGGTAGATCCacttgacaattttatttgtaaagttaaaataaggTTTTTAAGTGGTGACAGCAATTTACTAATCTtatgtttctatattttatacatgtgTTCATAGTCTTTAGTACTGACAATAGGATTAATTCGAAACATAATAAGTATACCATTCAAGTAACTTTTAACACTTTTCGTTTGTATATAATCttaactatactatactaatataataggCTGTATCTTTGTTTGACCGCGCTAAGCTCTGTTGGATTTGGGAAATTCGTTGTGTATTAAAGATACATGTATGGGAAAAGTTATGTACTATCTAAAAATTTCCACAAAATCAAAGGTACAGATAGTCCTTATGCAATGTTTACACCTCTTCACACTATTATATCCTTGAATTTTTTCAAacaataagaattaaaaaggAAAAGATACGTCAAAGGGTATAAGATTCCAGCAGGTACGACGTATTAGGTGAAATAGTCCCAGAATGTCGGTCCCCTGATCACCAGGTCTGGTGTTTGCTTGGCTTCCGCAACCAAGAAATAATCCTAGAAAGTAATGTTCCAAAGTGTTTTGAACCCAGAAGTAAAATGTAGCGTGCGTCTCCGTACCCAGGTAATAGACAGTGTGGTCCGCATTGAGCAGGCGACGGGCGAGCCCGCCAACATCCTGGTGACTCACAACGCGGACGGCACCACCTCCATCGAGGCCAGCGCCGCGGACCCGCTCATCGTCAAGGACGAGAAGAGCTCAAAGATAGAGACTGCGCAGTTTGCTATACCTGCCGAAATCAAGGACATCAAGGGAATCGATTTGAAGGTAGGTTTGAGTGTAATTGTTGTTTTACTTAAAGACGTTTCCAACGAAAACATATATTGCCACagaaactaatataaaaatgttattatctaGTATCACATATAAGTGTCTACTAGAAATACCGGTAAGTCATATAAACCCATTTGGATATTGTATCCACAACCCAGTCCACCCTGATATGGGTTCAATAGAGTGAATTTTTGCTTCTTTAGGACTTCTTCTAAATAGTTTGTCTTATTGTAAAACAGAGTGTTGGTGCGATGGGAATGGAAGGAGCTGTGGTGAAGATATCTGCTGGAGCGTCAGACCACGACCTCCATGCTATGTATAAAGTGAATGTGGAAGATCTGTCGCAACTGCTGGCGTACCACGAGGTCTTCGGGAAGCTAAACACGGAGGGGCAGCAACAATCTAAAGTAAGCATTAACATTGTCAAATAAGAATGCAttgatatagaaaaaaataatttttatataatagtttcgCCGAAAGTGGTTAAAACTGTCCACCTATGTTCGAAaggaatcctactcatgccacatgtatatcaatcttactcaagttttcatagactacTACTTACTTCCAGTGAATGGAAACACCGTGAGGGAACCTGCATACTGATTGACAGATTAAGTTCATTAGTGTatatgcgattacttgccatTAGACGCGGTATGTAgtcataaaaatcatgtcaggtgcctttaagctacttgaataaaatctgacaccagtgttagcaattaacacactctgTTAGAAATAGAAACACTTCACTGCTCTGATTAATCTGAAATATTACCTTTAAACCACTTTATAAGACACGGTTCTAAGTGACGTACGTTACCCCAGGTGATCAGCGAGGTGGAGGTGGAGGCGGGCACGAGCGCGGCGCTGGAGGAGTCGTCGCCCGGACAGCACGCCTGCGACATCTGCGGGAAGAGCTTCCCCTTCAGATACCAGCTCATCGTTCATAGGTAACCTTTATAACAATAACTTATTGATAAAGATGGTTTCCAACTAAATTTCCACTTATTTAGTTCTTGCATATAACCACAGGAGAGGCCTGTGAAAGTTATATATGTGATGAATCTttaatgtttcaaaatttgtgTGCAGACGATACCATGGTGAAAGCAAGCCATTTACGTGTCAAGTATGCGGCTCTGCGTTTGCCAACCCTGTCGAACTGTCAAGGCATGGGAAAACTCACCTTGGTAAGTAATAAGGAGTTATCTAAATCACATTTAAGGTATTATTCAcaacaaaaatgacaaatgagagacagaaaaattaaaattttctaaatttttccAAATTGCTTCCAGgttttttctttacatttgTTCACTGTATACCactgtaataattatgtacctTTCAGCTGGAGACCCCGCGGAACGCAATGCCAAGCGACTAACTCAAGACAAGCCCTACGCCTGCACAACTTGCCATAAAACTTTCTCGCGCAAAGAACATCTCGACAATCATGTCCGCAGTCACACAGGAGAAACGCCTTATAGGTAAGgcctaattaattttattatgttggtatgagattgaaatatgaaaaatattcggCGTGTGTtacgtgtttttttaattcacgACTGGCAGGGTTGCCATGTATTGTTGGGCGTTAGATGATgtaagtttattcaaaatttatggCTTGTTTCttcaccgcttgctgataaacTATCTTATAgcctatatgtaacatatagCGTTACAAGTTCAATTTCAAAAGTGTTGGATAAGGCTAACTAGTGGCTATGTCTAGCAGTTTACCTGTcagaatattgttttgttttaaccTATGATACAATACTTTAACTGACAGATGCGAGTTCTGCGCAAAGACATTCACCCGTAAGGAGCATATGGTTAACCACGTGCGGAAACACACGGGCGAGACTCCGCACCGCTGCGAGATCTGCAAGAAGAGCTTCACGAGGAAGGAGCACTTCATGAACCACGTCATGTGGCACACAGGTGACTGGATACGTCAATCCTCTTATTACAAccattttagttaaataaaaatgtttttttttattaatacaacatgtcccactgctgagcCAACGCCTCTCCTCTTTCTTTCCATGTTTCCCTTATCCCTGATCTTTtccattattaattaaaatataaaaaatacagtttagtCAAAAATAGATATCTGGACAGTACCTGGTTCAAAGGTTCATTTCTTTGTGTAGCCATGGATTCATTCaactttaaattacttataaattaatataactaaataaattgaataagttATACATGAATTGTTAATTGAATAAGTCGAATGTTAACAAACCATATTTCAACAAATGGTCTCTGCAAGCAATGTCTGTAGAATCTGCCTGCTTGAAAAATGGTGACTTATTTTGTAACGaaatcaataatttcatttagatGATATAGAATATCAGATGTATTGGACCTTTAAAAACACATAATAAACTTAACACAAACCTTAACAATAAACTTAGCTTTATACACATTCAGTTTTCCGTGACTAGATTTTGATTTGAGATTATGTGCACAaacgaaattaataatagCGAGTATTATCTATATAGTACATACccataaatgtataaaaccaTACCTTTTTAGTTCAAAAAGCAAacgtttgtaaatttattgtcTAGTTTTCTATTCaattaatgtacctactttatttttcgATGTAATTTCGCGATTGATAACGCCATTTTTCGCAAGTTAAGGGTTAAATGACTAATGATAAttgtgattttgatttttcactTTGCGCGCGTCATggattaaataatgttaattagcACACAGCGCGCCACGAGGGTAAAGACCTGACGTGTCTATGGTTTGCTTGCGCAATAGCAAAGTGGCTAGTAAACCAAACAGACACCTAACTCTCGTGTCGCACATTATTGTGATCCTCATTAAATCTTTCTTCACAGAGCACCTTGTAGTGAGCATGTTACGATTTATAACGAAGAATTACATTTATacctttttgaaaatgaattacacaacatttatttagatcatttaagttttattttggaataaCCAAGCCTGCACCAGACATGCGTCGATCCAGTGGTGCAGAAAGTAGAAAGATTGAATGATTCAACTATCCGATTCAATATTGAGCCACTAACATAACACACCATAATCGTGGGTGGGCGCCTGCCTTCAATTTACTAACACTTCAAATCTCAATATATTGATACCAAAAGACATAGTTGCATCATTGAAtgttaacgttttattttctgCCCACGCATAGGTGAAACGCCGCACCATTGTCAAATTTGCGGCAAGAAGTATACTAGGAAGGAGCATTTAATGAACCATATGAGGTCACACACAAACGATACTCCGTTCCGATGCGAACTTTGCGGCAAGTCCTTCACGAGAAAGGAACACTTCACCAATCACATTATGTGGCATACGGGTCagtatagttttcatttaaGCCCATTGGATGTGTGGAAGATATTTGTTTGGCCGACTGTACCTCGCAATTTACTGCTCCTGGTGGCAGGCTTGGATTTCCttttcatgtaatttttgtgttaatttttgttataattacaaattttgtgaattttttaCTAACGCATGAATATCACCCAAGAATATACGTATTGTTACTCGTGcgaattttgttatttattgtttttccaaCGTGTACTAATATAGTATGTGAAAGAGTTTGAACTTGAGGATTTATATTTCCACAATCTTACTCACGagtttggatgtttatccTGATTGAGccctaaaattaaacatatatatcaaccagaaaaaaatatgataacatAGCAAATTTTTTTCGTACACTATGTAAAATTGTAGCCAGATTCACTTGTATAACATTAATAACGTGCGCGCATATTAAATAGAGCCGCATTTGTACGATTTGACGAATTTTTCAATACAGTACGTTTCATGCCAAATTACTAAACCTGAACATAATCAACCTAATTCTAATTTCAGGCGAGACGCCGCACCGATGCGACTTCTGTTCCAAAACCTTCACTCGCAAGGAGCACCTCTTGAACCACGTGAGACAACATACGGGCGAGTCTCCGCACCGCTGCAACTTCTGTTCGAAATCCTTCACGCGCCGCGAACATCTCGTGAACCACGTGAGACAACACACGGGGGAGACCCCCTTCCAATGTGGATATTGTCCAAAAGCCTTCACCAGAAAAGACCATCTCGGTAATAGGTTTTTACGATTgcagtttatttattcgcaGGATTTTATTATAGCGTTTACTATTATTTCGTTTTGacggcctcggtggcgcagtggtaatgtgcttgcttctgaaccgagaggtcccgggtttgatcccgCCGGTCAgctcatgatgaaaaatgatctttttctgattggcccgggtcttggatgttttatctatacaagtatttgttataaaatatagtatcgttgagttagtattccataacacaagtctcgaacttactttgggcctaactcaatctgtgtgatttgtcctaatatatttatttatttatagtatatttgGATATTGCTTTATTcacatatacaaaaaaaaataatttccaaagTAATTAAATCCACCCTTTCACCTTTCAAAGATATAGGATCCTAATGGAGATTTTTCATATGTatgcaaattgaaaattataacaagAAAATTGTGTTACAGTGAATCACGTCCGGCAACACACGGGCGAGTCTCCGCACAAGTGTTCATTTTGCACCAAATCGTTCACCCGCAAGGAGCACCTCACGAACCACGTCCGCCAACATACCGGGGAATCCCCGCACCGGTGTACTTTCTGCTCCAAATCCTTTACCAGAAAAGAACATTTAACCAATCATGTCAGGTAAGAATGTGCTTTTCACAGGTCTGGGGTGGTACTTTCTCTTAGAATTCAATAATGGTCAGTAAGGTTCATGCTATTTAGAAAATAAGCATCATAGAAACGattttgtaaaacatttcagtttcattcaaacatttttagcTTCTGCTATATTAACGCAGAAAATGCATGTCATATGTgacattttgatgtaattttttattgtattgctTTTACTTTTGGAATTATATCAACGGAAAATTGGGCTGCTGAAAGTATCATTCTAGTTACTTCGATTTTAATAATCATCTAAATGTATTGTGTCGTCCAGTTTAGTTAGAAGTAGAAGTATACAATGCTGTGCTACAATCTGCTAAATGTCACACGGTATATAAAACTTTGACCGTTTAGTAGAAATAATCTTAGAACCCATTAAGGCATGTCGTCAGTATGCATGATTTAGTTTGTCTTCCAATTTCTAATTAAGGTAAGGTTTTTCTCTCATTGGGAGTAGTGTAGAGTCGGTTTCTTACGGCATTTGTGTGAAGTTTCCCTTTGAGCGCAGTGTAGCATAGCATTGTGCATTCCGATTTGAGCTCCCTTGAGCTTGCGGGTCCTCGGCGTTGTAGTCACGGAGGATTATAGTTGGACTGCTTCGTTCAGACCTCGTCATCAAATTTGATGCTTCGcgaaatattttgtgatttttcatttgagtcagagtgtaataaaaataatcatttagaCGAGTTTTGAACTAACAGTTATAGATACATTTAACGcttcaattttaattgagAACTAAAAGAGTGTTGCCtatctatttttgaaatgtgcTTATCCAGCCAATTAAAAATGGCAGTGTACATCTCAAAAATAGAATGACCAATCGAGGCTATACATAAATGAATCAAATCGGAATGTGCTCTGCAGACAGCACACTGGCGAAACCCCACACAAGTGCACGTTCTGCCCGCGCGCGTTCTCTCGTAAGGAGCACCTCAACAACCACGTGCGGCAGCACACGGGCGACATGCCGCACTCCTGCTCCTACTGCAACAAGAGCTTCACCAGGAAGGAGCATCTCGTCAACCATATCAGGTATACTTTTAGCTGTGGCGGACATTGGCTCGTTGACAACTTCTCTCTCAAAGtttcatcagccattttaatgtccCCACTGTTAGTGCGCTGGCCTCATTTATAACTTGATATAAATTTTGCTGTTCAATGTTAAAAGTTAATTGAGTGATAAAATGTCTCATGTCATAACATAGTCGTACAATGAAGATCTTGTATCTGAATCACggagtcccaggttcgatacCTGGTAAATTAGAAATGAAATGTGATGGATGCAGTTTCTGTACAATCACTCTAATTTGTCCctgtttatgtatttacccATTTATTGTCGCAGACAACACACAGGCGAGACGCCGTTCAAGTGCACGTATTGCACCAAGTCGTTCTCACGTAAGGAGCACCTCACCAACCACGTGCATCTCCACACGGGGGAGACGCCGCACAAGTGTCCTTTCTGCACCAAGACCTTCTCCAGGAAGGAGCATCTGACAAATCATGTCAggtaattcatattattacatttcaaaatccATTCAATCGACCCTAATTAAATGACGAATAGACTCTGCTATAGAAACggtgaaatttttttataacttacgCCACGAAAGAAGAGACCTGATGTATCTATGTTCTGACTGCGCAAAAGACTACTATATGCAATTATTTTACTATGCAGGCAAACCATACTAAATAGTTCTTGTTTCATgggtataatatttttgcattgcaaataggtataatttgaAATGACACGTAAACGCGTTATATTCCGCGTAGGATCCACACGGGCGAGTCCCCGCACCGCTGCGAGTTCTGCCAGAAGCGGTTCACACGCAAGGAGCACCTCACGAACCACATGAAGCAGCACACGGGCGACACGCCGCACACCTGCAAGGTTTGCTCCAAGACGTTCACTCGGAAGGAACATCTGGGAACGCACATGAGGTTTGTTTCCTACATATTTGAGCGTCGCTTTGACTGTCACGGTGAAATATCACTTATTcgagattaaaaaaatgacatagattaattattattcccAAGGGCGACTGTCAAGTCGCACACAGcggaatttccaaaattaagtttattttttagaaagagaactataaaaatgatttttgtaGTATTGTTCTTCGTTTATTTGAGAAGAGAAAATACAATTCACGATTATTCTAGATGTCTCGGATCAAATCAAATGGGGGCTGCTGCAATTTGATCTAACCGCCAGGggagtttattataaaatgttcgttttcaaactaaattttgacaaatgtcTAACGCCTAGCAGCGAATCCACTAGTGTTATCCCCCATTGCATTAATGCAGGCGGCTTGCTTACCTCTTTAggttttctataattttatataattctgtTTACAATTTACAGGTCGCACTGCTGCGGCGAACGGCCGTTCAGTTGCGGTGAGTGCGGCAAGTCGTTCCCGCTGAAAGGAAACCTGCTGTTCCACGAGCGCTCCCACAATAAGAATAACAGCGGAGGCTCCAGACCTTTCCGCTGCGATGTTTGTTCTAAGGACTTCCTATGTAAAGGTcagaatttcaataaaagatACTTCGAAATGCTATTATTTACTATCGCATTGGCTCCGCCATTCACCATCGGGTAGTTTCCTCACTATGTTATCTATCTAGTGGCTGATGAAAACTCATACAAAAATCAAGATTaataaactcatgtgacataagtaggattcgaacctggaacctttcgatccataggcTTCACCGGTACACCACCTGTAGTACTGATAGACAGAGTGTAATGTTTTGTTCTCCGCTGTCAGGACACCTGGTGGCGCACCGGCGCACGCACGACGCGGGCCAGGGCTCCCCGGCCGAGGCCGACGACTGCGACAAACAGGAGCCGCAGGACAGGAAGCACGACATCATGTGAGACCAACATTAATTACATCATCATCAGTATTCTCTATGTGCACTGCGAGTTTTCAAATGCGAACACGATCGTCGAATCTTTTACCATCAATCACAACGACGCGGCCGTTGCCGCAATTTGAATGGTTGACTGCATCGCATCAAGTTTCGAATTGATAACTCGCACTTCACTCttacattattgttatttcacAAGTGAAGTAGCTCATTGTATTTATAGTGTATTGTTTATTAGTCTGTATGGATTaggtaacaaaaatttttcgtCTTATCTTTTCAGGGCAACTACTGAGAACAGACCGGCAGAGACGAATGTCGTTCAAAACACCCAGACTAATTCAAATGTAATGCAAATAACCACTcaggtaattttaatattcaaatcgAATAGCTTAGAAACTCAATGAAAACATTCAACAAAATCGTCTACTAAGAAATATCGTTTagctatacatttttttatgcatCAACAATGTTTTAGCCTCTGTGGTCAGTGGAAAACactagtttatttgttagtcaaataaaaaaaaccctcGACTtaattcatttcgctacactTGAaccggctgaaccgattttgatcaaacatgtCTAAGAACCactataaaaattagctatcaaataaaaaaaaacagcatcCAAATCTGTTAATCCGTtcatgagctacggtgccacgtacaagcgtcgggggttaaaaatcaCCAGTGCGCGTTGAGGTTCAGACTACAATAATATCATCTGCCACTTTGCTAGAGAGATAGACTTGAGTTTTGTCCATGTGTGTTAAGAatcatgttttgtttttttgtggAATGTTTTCAAAAGGTTTTTGCTCTAAAGTCTCAGCTTTAGCCAACATGAGTGTATCAGATTGAATTGATAAATCAGGGAAAAGCTAGGTTAACTTAAATAGTAAACTTACAGTAAAatgactataaatataataagaaatgTGTTTCCAGCAACAAGTCCGGTCGGTGCCGACGAGCGCGGGCGAAGTACAAGCCAGCAGCTTCAGTCACCAGCCCAGCTCGCACACCGCCACTCTCCACCATCCCGTCACCGTCAACTACTAGCATACCCTCCCTGCAGGGGGGGGCAACCCCGCCCGGCAACAGTTGCGGCTCCAGACACAAGAACACTCATTCACACTAGTGCGAGAGATCGACATCTGCCAAGCGCTGTTATAAGCTCACAGTGTAGTGCGATTTGTGATTTCGGAATATTTACTACAAGCGTAACAGGCAAATTCGAATGTATAGTGCTGGCTTTTACATTTGTGATATTTACTATAACTTTATATGATCATTCGTTTTCTTGTTATGTTTGTAGTTGTGTCGTGACAGTGACTaacaaatatactatatataataatatatatacaccaCAAATTAAAGACTATGTACACTATTATGGATTGTGATTACAGAATATGAAATGCAGTGAAAGGACAccataaatgtttaaaactaaGTTGGCCAGTATATAAAAGTACTATACTTATGATCTTTATTGATCTCTAATGCTtatctgaatatttttatgctactatcttctttaaaaaaatactttttaattttatcatcagCAACACTAAATCTATAAATTACGTCAGAAAATGTGTCCTACTTCAATtgtaattcttttaaaaatagtgtaaattatgtaaataacgtATAAATagcttatgtatatatactaaGTGAAGACTCGAAagtgtatttttaactttttgtcAGTCTTACAGTTTGGtggaataattttaagtatatattttaacattatatatctGCAATacgcttattttttattgccacAAATATCTATATTAGAACATGTTtgatttacatgaaaatggtTTGTATAGTGGTTaccagatatttttattacgacaataaattaatcatttaaaTCCATGTTTCATAGGAATGGTTAAgcgtttttcatttaatttttatgttttatatttttaaattgtcagAAATCTGAGATGAGTAACAGGTGAAATTTACATTCCTCAATAATATCATACATAAAGCAGTGAGCGTTAAGATGGCGGAACCAAGTCTCCAATTCAGAATATATTCTGTAATGTGCTATAGCACATCAAGGTATTTGTACTATAAATGTACTATTTGTACCCTTAACCAGACATTTGTACCTCTAAAGGTAATAAAAGTACATGAAGCAGGGACCTCCCCTGGTCAAACACAAATCGTCAAAATGGCGGGACCAATGTTTTAATCACGTAACTTCAATTTGGTACCTACAATTGTATTGCAATGGGAGTACATACCAGGATATACGTAGTACTAAGTTTTCGGATATAAATAACCTGCCTCTGACTAGCGCTTCCAGAAAATCCCGCCAAATTGACGTGAAAGTGGCGGGACCAGGGACTTCTTCATGTACTTTTATTACCTTTAGAGGTACAAATGTCCGGTTAAGGGTACAAATAGTACGTTTATAGTACCTTGACGTGCTATATTTCTGAATTGGAGACTTGGTCCCGCCATCTTAACGCTCACCATAAAGCAATAATTATCGTAGTGAAGGGTTTGTAGTAGATATATATCTACTACAAACCCTTcacttaaacattttaaagttccttggtattattttttactagtgTACTGTTCTATTGTTCAactttgataatatatttgggataaattttaatatatttttgtcaaaatggGGACCACTGAAGAGATTACTAACGAATATAAATTCTCTTGAAATATTCCCTTTATTGACATCATGGGATCGTAAAATACGGTAGCACAGTCCAGCTTTAGATAATTACTATTCTTTGCCATGTATTGTACAGTACAAGTGTGATAAAACGTTTTTGTAAGAAATGTATAGAAGTAATACATTGTGGTAGGGGTAATGCTAGCTTAGCGCGGACCACCAAATGCATGGAGTGGTGTTATAATCACTTCCGCAAATATAACAGCTTGTAATCAGATAGATACAGCTTGTTTTTACTTGTACATAGATAGTGGTAATGTAATAGTTAACAAGTAGAgctaagaataaaattatcatttatgttaaaaatggcTGGATTGTGGATGTTATTGTAATGGGGTTATACGATTCTGAATCGTCTGGTTAATAGTTAGAAGGTGCAAAGATTATGGAAGAAATCATGgagataataatatcatatagCCATTTCGATACATTTATCTTCAAGGGTGCCactctaatttatattttatagtaaatcaTTAGATACAatagta
This window harbors:
- the LOC128673680 gene encoding zinc finger protein 420-like isoform X6, with amino-acid sequence MNPEHHSINTGGGQPPGTSESQSQRIQNAQQQQSNMPATTSATDLRVNSVNSAAVNVALSSVAKYWVFTNLFPSPIPQVSVYGLPTGTRIENGKPVQDLGQTHASILNGDPNIILGHHTGQPQVTVSAAGAQQIPVSQIIAAQSGQTHEALVAHSQQELAAQQASSAAQVATTHQQVPNNRVEFVQHHNVDMVNHMGHHSQQHLMQQQLMAGSRQEHTNQQIQLTVSEDGIVTVVEPGGGKLVDKEELHEAIKIPTDHQTLTVHQLQQIVGQQVCKQEWQTSEVIDSVVRIEQATGEPANILVTHNADGTTSIEASAADPLIVKDEKSSKIETAQFAIPAEIKDIKGIDLKSVGAMGMEGAVVKISAGASDHDLHAMYKVNVEDLSQLLAYHEVFGKLNTEGQQQSKVISEVEVEAGTSAALEESSPGQHACDICGKSFPFRYQLIVHRRYHGESKPFTCQVCGSAFANPVELSRHGKTHLAGDPAERNAKRLTQDKPYACTTCHKTFSRKEHLDNHVRSHTGETPYRCEFCAKTFTRKEHMVNHVRKHTGETPHRCEICKKSFTRKEHFMNHVMWHTGETPHHCQICGKKYTRKEHLMNHMRSHTNDTPFRCELCGKSFTRKEHFTNHIMWHTGETPHRCDFCSKTFTRKEHLLNHVRQHTGESPHRCNFCSKSFTRREHLVNHVRQHTGETPFQCGYCPKAFTRKDHLVNHVRQHTGESPHKCSFCTKSFTRKEHLTNHVRQHTGESPHRCTFCSKSFTRKEHLTNHVRQHTGETPFKCTYCTKSFSRKEHLTNHVHLHTGETPHKCPFCTKTFSRKEHLTNHVRIHTGESPHRCEFCQKRFTRKEHLTNHMKQHTGDTPHTCKVCSKTFTRKEHLGTHMRSHCCGERPFSCGECGKSFPLKGNLLFHERSHNKNNSGGSRPFRCDVCSKDFLCKGHLVAHRRTHDAGQGSPAEADDCDKQEPQDRKHDIMATTENRPAETNVVQNTQTNSNVMQITTQQQVRSVPTSAGEVQASSFSHQPSSHTATLHHPVTVNY
- the LOC128673680 gene encoding zinc finger protein 271-like isoform X1 translates to MNPEHHSINTGGGQPPGTSESQSQRIQNAQQQQSNMPATTSATDLRVNSVNSAAVNVALSSVAKYWVFTNLFPSPIPQVSVYGLPTGTRIENGKPVQDLGQTHASILNGDPNIILGHHTGQPQVTVSAAGAQQIPVSQIIAAQSGQTHEALVAHSQQELAAQQASSAAQVATTHQQVPNNRVEFVQHHNVDMVNHMGHHSQQHLMQQQLMAGSRQEHTNQQIQLTVSEDGIVTVVEPGGGKLVDKEELHEAIKIPTDHQTLTVHQLQQIVGQQVCKQEWQTSEVIDSVVRIEQATGEPANILVTHNADGTTSIEASAADPLIVKDEKSSKIETAQFAIPAEIKDIKGIDLKSVGAMGMEGAVVKISAGASDHDLHAMYKVNVEDLSQLLAYHEVFGKLNTEGQQQSKVISEVEVEAGTSAALEESSPGQHACDICGKSFPFRYQLIVHRRYHGESKPFTCQVCGSAFANPVELSRHGKTHLAGDPAERNAKRLTQDKPYACTTCHKTFSRKEHLDNHVRSHTGETPYRCEFCAKTFTRKEHMVNHVRKHTGETPHRCEICKKSFTRKEHFMNHVMWHTGETPHHCQICGKKYTRKEHLMNHMRSHTNDTPFRCELCGKSFTRKEHFTNHIMWHTGETPHRCDFCSKTFTRKEHLLNHVRQHTGESPHRCNFCSKSFTRREHLVNHVRQHTGETPFQCGYCPKAFTRKDHLVNHVRQHTGESPHKCSFCTKSFTRKEHLTNHVRQHTGESPHRCTFCSKSFTRKEHLTNHVRQHTGETPHKCTFCPRAFSRKEHLNNHVRQHTGDMPHSCSYCNKSFTRKEHLVNHIRQHTGETPFKCTYCTKSFSRKEHLTNHVHLHTGETPHKCPFCTKTFSRKEHLTNHVRIHTGESPHRCEFCQKRFTRKEHLTNHMKQHTGDTPHTCKVCSKTFTRKEHLGTHMRSHCCGERPFSCGECGKSFPLKGNLLFHERSHNKNNSGGSRPFRCDVCSKDFLCKGHLVAHRRTHDAGQGSPAEADDCDKQEPQDRKHDIMATTENRPAETNVVQNTQTNSNVMQITTQQQVRSVPTSAGEVQASSFSHQPSSHTATLHHPVTVNY